From Cydia strobilella chromosome 4, ilCydStro3.1, whole genome shotgun sequence, the proteins below share one genomic window:
- the LOC134740787 gene encoding uncharacterized protein LOC134740787 codes for MVYYIFALFFATIHMVAAGDHDITSCLELFKPENIEQNCCEIADLENKEHFDSCKTGDEWECENAKCVLRKSDLLSGDTLDEKKTRDLLEKIKQKRPESKAMIDRVRTECLEGKYEDYPPKEACPLIRFQICSYINALVECDKWKQDDTCKKFSDHAKTCKSVLDKLKE; via the exons ATGGTCGCAGCAGGAGACCATGACATCACGTCGTGCTTGGAACTGTTTAAACCCGAG AACATAGAACAAAATTGCTGCGAGATTGCGGATTTAGAAAATAAAGAACACTTCGATTCCTGCAAAACCGGTGACGAATGGGAG TGTGAAAACGCCAAATGCGTCTTAAGAAAGTCCGACCTATTGAGCGGGGACACACTAGACGAGAAGAAAACCAGAGATCTCCTAGAGAAGATTAAGCAAAAACGTCCGGAAAGCAAGGCTATGATCGATCGCGTGCGGACCGAGTGTCTGGAAGGGAAGTACGAAGATTACCCGCCGAAGGAGGCCTGTCCACTCATAAGGTTCCAGATCTGCAGCTACATTAATGCTCTTGTG gaATGTGACAAATGGAAGCAAGATGACACATGTAAAAAGTTTTCTGACCACGCCAAAACCTGCAAGTCAGTGCTCGACAAACTTAAAGAATGA